The genome window CGAGGTGCGGGGAGCGCGGGCTGGGCCCCACCGGGGCGCTCAGTGCCAGCCTCGAAGGAGTGGATTTCCTACGACAACAGCCGGTCGAGCGAGTGGGTGGGCGCACGCGCCGGCCTCCAGCTGCCCTACGGTTTCGACCTGAGCGGCTCCGCTCGGCTCGGCAAGGTGGTGGCGGCGCCGGCCATCGAGACGAGCCAGGCGCAGGACATCAGCGATCTCACCGCCACGCTCGGCTGGCAACGGTCGTGGCTCTCGCTGACCGCCGACGTCTCCCGGACGAGCGGCTTCCAGGGACTCGCGCCGCAACCGTACCTCAACGTGCCCGGCCTGGCGCCGGCGGCTTCCACGACCTGGCTGTCGCTCGGCGGGCGGCTGGCGCCCATTCCGTGGATCATCCTGGAGAGCCGGTACAGCAACCCGACCTCCGCGGCACCGAACGGCAATCCCCCAACCCATTCGCTCACGACGGCGACGATCCGCTCCAAGTTCTTCCGGACCTTCAAGAGCGCCTCCTTCGACCTGAAGGCCCAGGTTGGCGTCGAGTCCTGGGGCGACGGGGTGATTGGCCTGGATGCCACATCGGCACCGATCCGGCTTCCCGGGGCCACCTTCCTCCGGGCCTACCTGGAACTGGAGCTCGGGAGCTTCCAGTTCTATTACGACCGGATGAACCTGGCGGGGACCCAGCAGACCTACGTGCCCGGCTACGTAATTCCGCCTTATGGAAGCACTTACGGGGTGCGGTGGTCGTTTGTGAATTGAACGGCCACGCTGCCCCGCTGCCGCCTGGCCGCGCCGTCATCTGACCTATCCTGCCGCCTCCAAACCCGCTATCTTTCTTTGCTTTACCAGATTCGCGGAGGTTGTGTGCCGCACAGCATGACCGGCTTCGGGGCCGGCGAGGGGAACGCGGCCGGCGGGCGCCTCCGGATCGAGATCCGGACCGTCAACCACCGGTTCTTCAATCTGTCGGCCAAGCTGCCGTCCGATCTTGCTCCGCTCGAGTCCGAACTGCGCGAGCGGCTTCGCAGGGATCTGGAGCGAGGGCACATCAGCGTGAGTGTCCGCTGGGTCGAGTCGCCGGCGCGCGAGGCCGCCCTGGCGCTGAACATGGAGCGGGCCCGCGTCGTGGTCGCTCGCCTGCGCGAATTGCAGATGAGTCTCGGGCTGGTCGGTGAAGTGTCGCTTGAGCTGGTGGCTCGGCAGCCCGAGGTGCTGGTGTTCGACGGCAGCGAAATTCCGGCCGTCACCTGGGCCGAGTTCGAGCCGATCGTGGTCGCGGCCATCGCGGAATGTGCCGCCATGCGCCGCCGCGAGGGCGAGGCCCTTGCCACAGAGCTCTCGCACCGGCTCAACCTGCTGGAATCGGCGGCTCGTCGCGTGGCAGAATTGGCGCCGGCTCGGCTGCCACGGGAGCGGGACCGGCTGCGGAACGCCGTGGGCGAGCTGCTCGACGGCCGAGCCATCGACGACGCACGCCTCGCCCAGGAACTGGCACTCCTGGCCGATAAGCTGGACATCACCGAGGAACTCGTGCGCTTCGGCTCCCACGTGGCCGCCTGTCGTGCCGCGCTGGCCAGCGACGGTCCGTTGGGGAAGCAGCTCGGGTTCCTGGCGCAGGAGCTGGGGCGGGAGATCAACACGATGGGCTCGAAGGCCAATGACGCGGACATCTCGCAGCAGGTCATCGTGATGAAGGGCGAGATGGAGAAGTTCCGCGAGCAGCTGGAAAACCTCGAGTGACGCCGTTCCTCCTGGTGCTCTCCTCGCCCTCCGGCGGTGGCAAGACCACCATCGCGCGGGCGCTGCTGCAGGCGCGGAGCGACGTGGGGTACTCGGTGTCCGCCACGACGCGCGCGCCACGCCATGGGGAGAAGGACGGGCACGACTACCACTTCCTGAGCGCGGAAGAATTCGAGCGCCGGGTCGTCGCGGGCGAGTTTCTCGAGCACGCGACCTACGGCGGGAATCGCTACGGGACGCTGCGGTCCGAAATCGCCCGGGTGCTCGGCGGCGGCCGCCACGCGGTGCTCGACATCGAGGTGGAAGGCGCCCGGCAGGTCATGGAACGGATGCCGGATGCGGTCCGGGTGTTCGTCCTCCCGCCTTCGGCCAAGGTGCTTGTCGAGCGGCTCCGCGGTCGGGACACCGAGACGCCCGAAACCCGGCGGATCCGGCTGGCGCGGGCGGCCGAGGAGCTGTTGGCCGTGACCGAGTATGACTACGTGGTGATCAACGAGCACCTGCGCGACGCCGTCAACGAGGTCGGCGCAATCCTCGACGCCGAATCGAGCCGGGTGGCGCGTCGGCGGGATCTCGCCGGGTTCGTGGAGATTTTGCGTCAGGGGGTCGCAGCGGCGGCCCACGGCGACAGCGTATGACCAACCAAGGGAGCAGGAAGCAATGAAGATTTATACCCCGGTGGA of Gemmatimonadales bacterium contains these proteins:
- the gmk gene encoding guanylate kinase, with product MTPFLLVLSSPSGGGKTTIARALLQARSDVGYSVSATTRAPRHGEKDGHDYHFLSAEEFERRVVAGEFLEHATYGGNRYGTLRSEIARVLGGGRHAVLDIEVEGARQVMERMPDAVRVFVLPPSAKVLVERLRGRDTETPETRRIRLARAAEELLAVTEYDYVVINEHLRDAVNEVGAILDAESSRVARRRDLAGFVEILRQGVAAAAHGDSV
- a CDS encoding YicC/YloC family endoribonuclease; protein product: MPHSMTGFGAGEGNAAGGRLRIEIRTVNHRFFNLSAKLPSDLAPLESELRERLRRDLERGHISVSVRWVESPAREAALALNMERARVVVARLRELQMSLGLVGEVSLELVARQPEVLVFDGSEIPAVTWAEFEPIVVAAIAECAAMRRREGEALATELSHRLNLLESAARRVAELAPARLPRERDRLRNAVGELLDGRAIDDARLAQELALLADKLDITEELVRFGSHVAACRAALASDGPLGKQLGFLAQELGREINTMGSKANDADISQQVIVMKGEMEKFREQLENLE